In one window of Azoarcus olearius DNA:
- a CDS encoding sulfite exporter TauE/SafE family protein, producing MTSLALIDIVIIGIAALAAGAVNSIAGGGTFFSFPALLAVGVPPVVANASNSVSLWPGSLAGAWAFRRELARFSRSLPLLSAVAFVGGIAGGLLLLATSNAAFSKLIPWLLLVATVLFAFSAQISALVKKLKPAPAHADERHVGPAGYVFQLAVSVYGGFFGAGMGILMLAALAIQGFKDVHEINALKNWLSAVIYSVAVGTFVIANAVSWPHTIVMLLTGTAGGYLGAAFARRIPARLLRYCIIATGSVLTAYYFSKTL from the coding sequence ATGACCAGCCTCGCCCTCATCGACATCGTGATCATCGGCATTGCCGCGCTGGCGGCGGGTGCGGTGAATTCGATCGCCGGCGGCGGCACCTTCTTCTCCTTCCCCGCCCTGCTCGCGGTGGGCGTGCCGCCGGTGGTGGCCAATGCCAGCAACTCGGTGTCGCTGTGGCCGGGCAGCCTCGCCGGCGCCTGGGCCTTCCGGCGCGAACTCGCCCGCTTTTCGCGCAGCCTGCCGCTGCTGTCCGCGGTCGCTTTTGTCGGCGGCATCGCTGGCGGGCTGCTGCTGCTCGCGACCTCCAACGCGGCATTCTCCAAGCTGATTCCGTGGCTGCTGCTGGTGGCAACCGTGCTGTTCGCGTTCAGCGCGCAGATTTCCGCGCTGGTGAAAAAGCTCAAGCCCGCGCCTGCGCACGCCGACGAGCGCCACGTGGGCCCCGCCGGCTACGTGTTCCAACTGGCGGTGTCGGTGTACGGCGGTTTTTTCGGCGCCGGCATGGGCATCCTGATGCTGGCCGCGCTCGCCATCCAAGGCTTCAAGGATGTGCATGAGATCAACGCGCTCAAGAACTGGCTGTCGGCGGTGATCTACAGCGTCGCCGTCGGCACCTTCGTCATCGCCAACGCAGTGTCGTGGCCGCACACCATCGTGATGCTGCTCACCGGCACCGCCGGCGGCTACCTCGGCGCGGCGTTCGCGCGCCGCATTCCGGCGCGGCTGCTGCGCTACTGCATCATCGCCACCGGCAGCGTGCTGACCGCCTACTATTTCTCCAAGACCCTCTGA
- a CDS encoding LysR family transcriptional regulator produces MDQLKQIETFVAVASRGSLSAAARAEGVTPAVIGRRLDGLEARLGVRLLVRTTRSITLTFEGSAFLEDCQRILNDLSNAEASVSLGGVKPSGHLRVSAPAGFGRRHVAPLVREFLLANPDVSCSLDLSDRLVDLVNEGLDCAVRIGDMADSSLVSVKLADNRRVVVASPDYLARHGVPRTPEDLPRHVCLTLVQQRGWQFADGRGGAVSAKVAGRLECNDGAVLHEWALAGQGLAWRSLWEVSEDLAAGRLVSVLDEFAARPTGIYAVFPYRRNLALRVRYFIDYLKQRYGDTGYWNSAAGEPLTPPTPPESHSRSSASAR; encoded by the coding sequence ATGGATCAGCTGAAGCAGATCGAAACCTTCGTTGCCGTCGCCAGTCGCGGCAGCCTGTCGGCCGCGGCGCGGGCAGAAGGCGTGACCCCGGCGGTGATCGGCCGTCGGCTCGACGGGCTGGAAGCCCGGCTGGGCGTGCGGCTGCTGGTGCGCACCACGCGCAGCATCACGCTCACCTTCGAAGGCAGCGCCTTCCTGGAGGACTGCCAGCGCATCCTCAACGATCTCTCCAACGCCGAGGCCTCGGTCAGCCTCGGCGGCGTCAAGCCGAGCGGGCATCTGCGCGTCTCCGCGCCTGCCGGTTTCGGCCGCCGCCACGTCGCGCCGCTGGTGCGCGAATTCCTGCTCGCGAATCCCGACGTCAGCTGCAGCCTCGACCTCTCCGACCGCCTCGTCGACCTGGTCAACGAAGGGCTGGATTGCGCCGTGCGCATCGGCGACATGGCGGATTCCAGCCTGGTGTCGGTGAAGCTGGCCGACAACCGCCGCGTGGTGGTGGCCAGCCCCGACTATCTTGCCCGCCACGGCGTGCCGCGCACGCCGGAGGATCTGCCGCGCCACGTCTGCCTTACGCTGGTGCAGCAGCGCGGCTGGCAATTCGCCGACGGCCGCGGCGGCGCGGTCTCGGCCAAGGTGGCGGGCCGGCTGGAGTGCAACGACGGCGCGGTGCTGCACGAATGGGCGCTGGCCGGGCAGGGCTTGGCGTGGCGATCCTTGTGGGAAGTGTCCGAGGACCTCGCCGCGGGCCGGCTGGTGTCGGTGCTGGACGAATTCGCCGCGCGCCCCACCGGCATCTACGCGGTCTTTCCGTACCGCCGCAACCTTGCGCTGCGGGTGCGCTACTTCATCGATTACCTCAAGCAGCGCTATGGGGATACGGGGTACTGGAATTCGGCTGCCGGCGAGCCGCTCACCCCACCCACACCGCCCGAAAGTCATTCACGTTCGTCAGCGTCGGCCCGGTAA
- a CDS encoding glycerate kinase type-2 family protein, whose product MTMPPRELLAQMFAAAINAAQPEHCIPPHLPAPPRGRTVVIGAGKASAAMAQALERHWAGPLSGVVVTRYGYAVPCKRIEIVEAAHPVPDAAGHAAAARVLTLVDGLSADDLVICLVSGGGSALLPLPGAGVTLADKQAINRALLKSGATISEMNCVRRHLSAIKGGRLAAACHPARVVNLLISDVPGDNPIDIASGPTVADPTTCADALEIVRRHGIELPAGARALLESGAGETVKPGDPRLAGVSTHLVATPQQALEAAARVAEAAGVRALILGDSIEGEARDVGKVIAAIALQVKRHGQPVAAPCVLLSGGETTVTVRGQGRGGRNVEFLLALAIALDGAPGIHALAGDTDGVDGLEDIAGAFVTPDTLARAWAAGPRPRDRLDDNDGHGFFEALGDSLVTGPTLTNVNDFRAVWVG is encoded by the coding sequence ATGACGATGCCACCGCGCGAACTGCTCGCGCAGATGTTTGCCGCCGCGATCAACGCGGCCCAGCCGGAACACTGCATTCCGCCCCATCTGCCGGCCCCGCCTCGCGGCCGCACCGTCGTCATCGGCGCCGGCAAGGCCTCGGCGGCGATGGCGCAGGCGCTGGAGCGCCACTGGGCGGGGCCGCTGTCCGGCGTGGTCGTCACCCGCTACGGCTATGCGGTGCCGTGCAAGCGCATCGAGATCGTCGAGGCCGCGCACCCGGTGCCCGACGCCGCGGGGCACGCGGCCGCCGCCCGGGTGCTGACCCTGGTGGATGGACTGAGCGCAGACGACCTGGTGATCTGCCTGGTTTCCGGCGGCGGCTCCGCGTTGCTGCCGCTACCGGGCGCAGGCGTGACGCTGGCGGACAAGCAGGCAATCAACCGCGCGCTGCTGAAGTCCGGCGCGACGATTTCCGAGATGAACTGCGTGCGCCGCCACCTTTCGGCGATCAAGGGCGGCCGCCTCGCCGCCGCCTGCCATCCGGCGCGGGTGGTGAATCTGCTGATTTCCGACGTGCCCGGGGACAATCCGATCGACATCGCCTCCGGCCCCACCGTGGCCGATCCGACGACCTGCGCCGACGCGCTGGAGATCGTGCGCCGCCATGGCATCGAGCTGCCCGCCGGCGCGCGCGCGTTGCTGGAAAGCGGCGCGGGCGAGACGGTGAAGCCGGGCGATCCGCGTCTGGCCGGCGTCAGCACCCATCTGGTCGCCACGCCGCAGCAGGCGCTGGAGGCCGCGGCGCGGGTTGCCGAAGCAGCCGGCGTGCGGGCGCTGATCCTGGGCGACAGCATCGAGGGCGAGGCGCGCGACGTCGGCAAGGTGATCGCCGCGATCGCGCTGCAGGTGAAGCGGCACGGACAGCCGGTGGCGGCTCCCTGCGTGCTGCTGTCCGGCGGCGAAACCACGGTGACGGTGCGGGGTCAAGGCCGCGGCGGGCGCAACGTCGAATTCCTGCTGGCGCTGGCGATTGCGCTCGATGGCGCGCCGGGCATTCACGCGCTGGCGGGCGACACCGACGGCGTAGACGGACTGGAGGACATCGCCGGCGCCTTCGTCACCCCGGATACGCTGGCGCGCGCCTGGGCGGCCGGCCCGCGCCCGCGCGACCGGCTGGACGACAACGACGGCCATGGCTTCTTCGAGGCCTTGGGCGATTCGCTGGTTACCGGGCCGACGCTGACGAACGTGAATGACTTTCGGGCGGTGTGGGTGGGGTGA
- the hyi gene encoding hydroxypyruvate isomerase, translating to MPKLAANLTLLFTELDFLDRFQAAAAAGFKAVEFQFPYAWPAARIAERLDAAGLPVVLHNLPAGDWAAGERGIACHPDRVGEFRDGVGRAVDYAVALGCKQLNCLAGIVPAGVTAQAAHETFIANLRFAADALKSAGIRLLVEPINTFDIPGFYLSRTAQAAAILDEVGADNLHIQYDIYHAQRMEGDLANTIARHLPRIAHMQIADNPGRHEPGTGEINYGWLFRHIDRLGYDGWIGCEYLPAAGTREGLGWMTALAPEAQ from the coding sequence ATGCCGAAACTCGCGGCCAACCTCACGCTGCTCTTCACCGAACTGGACTTCCTCGATCGCTTCCAGGCCGCGGCCGCGGCGGGGTTCAAGGCGGTGGAGTTCCAGTTTCCCTATGCGTGGCCGGCGGCACGGATTGCCGAACGGCTGGATGCGGCCGGCCTGCCGGTCGTGCTGCACAACCTGCCTGCGGGCGACTGGGCTGCCGGCGAGCGCGGCATCGCCTGTCATCCGGATCGCGTGGGGGAATTCCGGGATGGCGTCGGACGCGCCGTCGACTACGCCGTTGCGCTCGGGTGCAAACAGCTGAACTGCCTGGCCGGCATCGTGCCCGCCGGCGTGACGGCGCAGGCCGCGCACGAGACCTTCATCGCCAACCTGCGCTTCGCGGCCGATGCGCTGAAGTCGGCCGGTATCCGGCTGCTGGTGGAGCCGATCAACACCTTCGACATTCCCGGCTTCTACCTCAGCCGCACCGCGCAGGCGGCGGCCATCCTGGACGAGGTGGGCGCGGACAATCTTCATATCCAGTACGACATCTATCACGCGCAGCGGATGGAAGGCGACCTCGCCAACACCATCGCCCGCCACCTGCCGCGCATCGCCCACATGCAGATTGCCGACAACCCGGGCCGCCACGAACCCGGCACCGGCGAGATCAACTACGGCTGGCTGTTCCGCCACATCGACCGGCTGGGCTACGACGGCTGGATCGGCTGCGAATACCTGCCGGCCGCGGGCACGCGCGAAGGACTGGGATGGATGACGGCACTGGCCCCGGAGGCGCAGTAA